ACAGTTTCCCGGTGAGGACCCGGTGCACCTCGGGGTCGCTGTCGAGGCAGGCATCCCCCAGGACGGTGAGGCCGAAGTCCAAGTCGTTGGCTTGGCACAGGGTGTGCAGCACTACACCGCTGGTGGCGATGCCGGTGAGAACAAGGCTGTCGATACCGCGAGTCCTGAGTACCAGGTCGAGATCGCTGCCCGAGAACGCGCTCCCCCGCCTCTTGGTGACCACGATCTCGCCGTGCCGGGGCGTGACGTCGGGGTGGATCCCGGTGCCGGGGCTGCCCTCGGTGAACAGGCCTTCTCGCACGGCGGAGGTGAGCACCTTGTTCCGCGGGCTGACGTCCGGCCGGCCCGGGCGCAACGCGACGACCACGTAGATCACGGGGATGTCCGCCGCTCGGGCACCGTCGATCGCCTTGCGCAGGCGCGGCAGATATCCGGAGCCGTCGTCGACGATATTCACGATGTCCCGTTGGACGTCCATCACCAGGAGGGCGCTGTTCGGCATGCTTGCGGTCCTTTCTTCACGGGGAGCA
This portion of the Streptomyces sp. 2114.4 genome encodes:
- a CDS encoding cysteine hydrolase family protein — translated: MPNSALLVMDVQRDIVNIVDDGSGYLPRLRKAIDGARAADIPVIYVVVALRPGRPDVSPRNKVLTSAVREGLFTEGSPGTGIHPDVTPRHGEIVVTKRRGSAFSGSDLDLVLRTRGIDSLVLTGIATSGVVLHTLCQANDLDFGLTVLGDACLDSDPEVHRVLTGKLFPQWADVVTVEDWCEALAP